In Equus przewalskii isolate Varuska chromosome 6, EquPr2, whole genome shotgun sequence, one DNA window encodes the following:
- the TLE5 gene encoding TLE family member 5, which yields MMFPQSRHSGSSHLPQQLKFTTSDSCDRIKDEFQLLQAQYHSLKLECDKLASEKSEMQRHYVMYYEMSYGLNIEMHKQAEIVKRLNGICAQVLPYLSQEHQQQVLGAIERAKQVTAPELNSIIRQQLQAHQLSQLQALALPLTPLPVGLQPPSLPAVSAGTGLLSLSALGSQAHLSKEDKNGHDGDTHQEDDGDKSD from the exons ATGATGTTTCCACAAAGCAGGCATTCG GGCTCGTCGCACCTACCCCAGCAACTCAAATTCACCACCTCGGACTCGTGCGACCGCATCAAGGACGAGTTCCAGCTCCTGCAGGCGCAGTACCACAG CCTGAAGCTCGAATGCGACAAGCTGGCCAGCGAGAAGTCGGAGATGCAGCGTCATTACGTCATG TACTACGAGATGTCCTACGGCTTGAACATCGAGATGCACAAGCAG GCTGAGATCGTGAAGAGGCTGAATGGGATCTGCGCGCAGGTGCTGCCCTACCTGTCCCAGGAG cACCAGCAGCAGGTCCTGGGAGCCATCGAGAGGGCCAAGCAGGTCACAGCGCCGGAGCTCAACTCTATTATCCGA cagcagctccaggcccACCAGCTGTCCCAGCTTCAGGCCTTGGCCCTGCCGCTGACCCCGCTGCCCGTGGGGCTGCAGCCGCCCTCGCTGCCGGCGGTGAGCGCGGGCACCGGCCTCCTGTCGCTGTCGGCGCTCGGCTCCCAGGCGCATCTCTCCAAGGAAGACAAGAACGGGCACGACGGGGACACCCACCAGGAGGACGACGGCGACAAGTCGGATTAg